A single region of the Psychrobacter alimentarius genome encodes:
- a CDS encoding IS3 family transposase (programmed frameshift), with the protein MTKKVRTYSAAFKAEAVKKIADNNGNVSATAKQLGIAMQTLSNWQNKANEGKLVGTKQYDPELMAIIEENKRLKRDLKVAQEERDIPKKGDGVLREAQLMKYVFIKDNQKIFSITCMCHVLDIKPSSYYNWINRGISNQQIHRNQCELLVRVAHDETKQRYGYERLYAYLTGQGYAISKYMVRRIKEECGIKCRRHKRFKVTTNSNHNKLVYPNRLEQKFNANRPNEAWVSDITYIWTNEGWLYLAGVKDLYTKELVGYVINKRMTADLVCRALNMAIKNKRPSQGLILHSDKGSQYCSNEYHKIIKCHQFTGSMSGKGNCFDNAPIESFWGILKNELVYHQDYKTRFEAINDITKYIELEYNQTRIQKGLGYKTPRQVWFDYYRQAA; encoded by the exons ATGACTAAGAAAGTCAGAACCTACAGTGCAGCTTTTAAAGCTGAAGCCGTCAAAAAGATAGCAGATAATAATGGCAATGTTTCAGCGACTGCAAAGCAGCTAGGTATAGCCATGCAGACCTTATCTAACTGGCAGAATAAAGCGAATGAAGGCAAGCTTGTCGGCACTAAGCAATATGATCCTGAACTCATGGCCATTATAGAAGAGAATAAACGTCTTAAACGTGATCTCAAGGTTGCTCAGGAGGAGCGAGACATTC CTAAAAAAGGCGACGGCGTACTTCGCGAAGCACAGTTGATGAAGTACGTCTTTATCAAGGATAACCAGAAAATATTTAGCATCACCTGCATGTGTCACGTATTAGATATTAAGCCATCAAGCTATTACAACTGGATAAATCGTGGCATCAGTAATCAGCAGATCCATCGCAATCAGTGTGAGTTGCTAGTCAGAGTGGCTCATGATGAGACTAAGCAGCGCTATGGCTATGAGCGACTGTATGCTTACCTTACAGGGCAAGGATATGCCATAAGTAAATATATGGTTAGACGTATAAAGGAAGAATGCGGCATTAAATGCCGTCGTCACAAGCGCTTTAAAGTCACCACCAACTCTAATCACAACAAGCTGGTCTATCCAAACCGTCTAGAACAGAAATTTAATGCCAATCGTCCTAATGAGGCTTGGGTCAGTGACATCACTTATATTTGGACAAATGAAGGTTGGCTATACTTAGCAGGTGTTAAAGACCTATATACTAAAGAGCTCGTCGGCTATGTCATCAATAAGCGCATGACCGCTGATTTGGTATGCCGTGCACTTAATATGGCAATCAAAAACAAGCGACCTAGCCAAGGGTTGATTTTACATTCTGACAAAGGCAGTCAGTATTGTAGCAATGAGTATCATAAGATCATTAAGTGCCACCAATTTACAGGCTCGATGAGTGGTAAAGGCAACTGCTTTGATAACGCGCCCATAGAGAGCTTCTGGGGCATATTAAAGAATGAGCTGGTGTATCACCAAGACTATAAAACAAGATTCGAAGCCATCAACGATATTACTAAATATATTGAGCTTGAGTACAACCAAACTAGAATTCAAAAGGGCTTGGGCTATAAAACGCCAAGACAGGTGTGGTTTGACTATTATCGTCAGGCTGCGTAA